The bacterium genome segment AGATTAACAATTTATTTATGCATGGCCTATCTTCTGGTGTCGATATGGGGATCTTTCTCGCTCCAGAAAAACGGTGGACTTTACAAAACAATCGATAATGAAATCCTTTTGCAATGGATTAAACAAACGGGATTGCCGGCATTTAATAAAACTTTCTGGATATTGTTGCTAATATTAATTCTTACCCTATTGGCATTAAACACCGCGGTATGTACTATTGACCGTTTCATTAATGTATGGAAAAGGATTTTTAACGCCAAGTTAGATACCCGGGTAGAATTTTTGAACAGTTTAAAGTTCCGCAATGAAAAAATTGTTACAAAAAACGCCGACGAAGTAAAAAATGATATTGTTCTAAAACTTCAAAAGAGGGGCTGCAACATTATCACTTCCGTTTCTGACGAACAACAGGATAACGCTTACCCGCCGGGGCGGTTTTCACGAGTGATTATCTACGCCGATAAAAACCGTTTCTTCGCGTTTTCAGAGGTAATAGCTCATTTTGCATTTGTCCTGCTTCTCATAGGCCATCTTATCACAAGCATTTCAGGGGCCAAAAGGATAGATAATATTGCGTGGAAAAACTGGAAAACCCAAATCCCCGGCAAAACTTTTTCAGTCATGCTTCATGATATAGGCATGAAATTCTATCCCGGCGGGCAACCGGAAGATTTCTCCGCTGATATCGG includes the following:
- a CDS encoding cytochrome c biogenesis protein ResB, producing the protein MKSIWRFFKSIRLTIYLCMAYLLVSIWGSFSLQKNGGLYKTIDNEILLQWIKQTGLPAFNKTFWILLLILILTLLALNTAVCTIDRFINVWKRIFNAKLDTRVEFLNSLKFRNEKIVTKNADEVKNDIVLKLQKRGCNIITSVSDEQQDNAYPPGRFSRVIIYADKNRFFAFSEVIAHFAFVLLLIGHLITSISGAKRIDNIAWKNWKTQIPGKTFSVMLHDIGMKFYPGGQPEDFSADIGILRENNEVARKIIRINYPLFYNGNVIYLTNLGYDPSSGWPYAVLTINRDPGAKFVLWAGIFFMIGLLGTFFVSYRRIWIFITPLENGQVEIKAGAWVNQTGCKMDRELENIF